Genomic DNA from Paenibacillus borealis:
ATGACGCTGAACGGGAACACGTTAAGCACGATTAAGAACGGCGCGGCAACGTTGACCGCCGGAACGGATTATAGTGTGAGCGGATCGGCAGTCACGATCAAGAAAGCATACCTGGCAGCGCAGGCGGTGGGTACGACAACGCTGAGCTTCAATTTCAGCGCCGGAGCGGCGCAGAGTCTGGCTGTTGCGGTAGTGGATACAACAACACCGGCCAGCAATTCTGTGATTACGCCGGTCAGTGCCAGCTTCGATAAGAAGACGGCGAATCAGGCGGATATCGCCGTGACGCTGACGCTGAACGGGAACACGCTAACCTCGATTAAGAACGGTGCGGCAGCGTTGACAGCGGGAACGGATTACAGTGTGAGCGGTTCGGTTGTCACGATCAGCAAGGCGTATCTGGCAGCGCAGGCGGTGGGTACGACAACGCTGAGCTTCAATTTCAGCGCCGGAGCGGCGCAAGCCTTAGCTGTTGCGGTAGTGGATACAACGGCACCTGCTGCTGGTGGCCTGAAAGTACAGATGTATAACAGCAGTACAGCGGCTGCGGCTAATACACTGAGCCCGAAGATTAAACTGATGAATACCGGAACGGCTGCTATTTCGCTGGCCGATGTCAAGATCAGATATTATTACACCATTGACGGTGAGCAGACCCAGAGCTTCTTCTGTGACTGGTCGCAGGTTGGCAGCACGAATGTGACCGGGTCGTTCGTGAAACTTCCGGCAGCCAAGACCGGAGCCGATTATTACTTAGAGCTGGGCTTTACAGGGGATGCAGGTTCACTTGCGGCCGGAGCAAGCATAGACATTCAGCTGCGTGCTTCCAAGTCGGACTGGAGCAATTATACCCAGACCGGAGATTATTCCTTTAACGCAGCGGGCACAGCTTATGCGGATTGGGCTAATATTCCGGCCTATATCTCCGGCAGCCTGGTATGGGGGAATGAACCTTCTTAATTAAGAGTTCAGGTGAATAGAGTAGCAGAGTTTTGAACAGTTTCTAACAGACAGCCCCCTCTCCGCATTATAGCGGATGAGGGGGCTGCTTGCTGCGTGTAGAATGAATCTGCCAGCGCTGTAACGGCTATAAAGTCTGCCCGCTGTCGACGGTAATGATCTGCCCGGTCATAGCTTCCTGAGCGAGTGCGGAGCAAATGAAGCGGGCGATATCCTCCGGCGCAGCAATGCTCTGCAGCAGCAGGTTCGGTGCGAGCTTGTGCATCTGCGCTTCCCGGCCTGCCCACCAGCGTGTCGCTACGGCTCCAGGGGCAACACAGTTGACCCTGATGTCAGGGGCGAGAGCTTTGGCTAGTGACCGGGTCAAGCCGTGAACTGCCGCTTTGGACACAGCGTAAGGAAGTGATGAACCGGCACCCGTATTTCCGGCAATACTTCCAAGGTTGACGATGGCTCCTTGTCCGCTTGACTTCATATAGGGGGCGGCTGCCCGGGCGCAGAAGAACATACCTTTGACATTCACACCGTATAATTCATCCCACACCTCGGGGGTGACTGCCTCCAGATCATCCATAGGAATATGCTGCGTGATGCTGGCATTATTCACCAGCAGATCCACCGTGCCATAAGTTTGAACAACCTGTTCAACCATAGCCCGGACCTGCGGATCTTCTGATACATCAGCTTGTACTGCAATGGCTTGCCCGCCCTGCGCTATGATCCAATTAACCGTTTCCCGGGCTTCCGCTTCCGAACGGGAATAATTTACGGCAACCTTTACGCCATGACCGGCAAGCTGAAGGCTGGTTGCCCGCCCGATGCCCGTGCCTCCGCCTGTTACTATTGCGACTTTACCTCTCAGATCCATCCTTATCCGCTCCTGACTTAATTATTAAATTTTCTTGTTAAGTATTGAATGTCCTTTTTAAGTATTGAATA
This window encodes:
- a CDS encoding SDR family NAD(P)-dependent oxidoreductase, whose amino-acid sequence is MDLRGKVAIVTGGGTGIGRATSLQLAGHGVKVAVNYSRSEAEARETVNWIIAQGGQAIAVQADVSEDPQVRAMVEQVVQTYGTVDLLVNNASITQHIPMDDLEAVTPEVWDELYGVNVKGMFFCARAAAPYMKSSGQGAIVNLGSIAGNTGAGSSLPYAVSKAAVHGLTRSLAKALAPDIRVNCVAPGAVATRWWAGREAQMHKLAPNLLLQSIAAPEDIARFICSALAQEAMTGQIITVDSGQTL